Proteins from a genomic interval of Lycium ferocissimum isolate CSIRO_LF1 chromosome 2, AGI_CSIRO_Lferr_CH_V1, whole genome shotgun sequence:
- the LOC132047394 gene encoding uncharacterized protein LOC132047394: MGLSGHHPLESLRKTDYLQPTDFCGDNQRWVSHELVSKWANVVSLKEVKKENVTNFIRVNIIYHFGFPRYILTDNGKSFDNKLMTKICDLFGFKQRNSSMYYIAANGLAEAFNKTLCNLLKKVVSKSERDRHERMEEALWAYRTTHHTPTQATPYSLFYGVEPVLPLERQIPSLWLAIQERLTDEENARLCLEELEALDEKRLEAQQSLECYQARLSRSFNKRVRVRCFQVEDQVLVVRRPIITSRRSGSKFSAK, from the exons ATGGGGCTATCTGGACATCAT CCACTGGAATCTCTTCGTAAGACAGACTATCTTCAACCCACGGATTTCTGTGGGGACAACCAGAGATGGGTCTCCCATGAACTTGTCTCAAAATGGGCAAATGTTGTTTCTCTTAAAGAAGTAAAGAAGGAGAATGTGACAAACTTCATCCGAGTCAATATTATCTATCATTTCGGCTTTCCTCGGTATATATTGACAGACAACGGTAAGTCATTTGATAACAAGTTGATGACTAAGATTTGTGACCTTTTTGGCTTCAAGCAACGTAATTCCTCTATGTATTATATTGCTGCCAATGGCCTCGCTGAAGCATTTAATAAGACACTCTGCAACTTGTTGAAGAAAGTTGTCTCCAAGTCTGAGAGAGATCGGCATGAAAGAATGGAAGAAGCTCTTTGGGCATATAGGACGACCCATCACACACCGACGCAAGCGACTCCTTATTCTCTTTTTTATGGAGTTGAACCGGTCCTTCCACTTGAGCGTCAAATCCCATCATTGTGGCTTGCTATTCAAGAAAGACTCACTGATGAAGAGAATGCTAGGTTATGCCTTGAAGAATTGGAGGCTCTTGATGAAAAGAGGCTAGAAGCTCAACAAAGTCTGGAATGCTATCAAGCCCGTCTATCTCGATCTTTCAATAAGAGGGTTCGTGTTAGATGCTTCCAAGTGGAAGACCAAGTTCTTGTTGTAAGAAGGCCAATTATTACTTCTCGTCGATCTGGAAGCAAGTTTTCTGCTAAATAG
- the LOC132033320 gene encoding pentatricopeptide repeat-containing protein At4g14850, whose protein sequence is MPFLSANALGSLIESAVSTKSLLLGRAVHGHIIRTISPPFPPFLSNHLINLYSKLDSPNSAQLLLSLIPYPCRSVVTWTSLISGSVQNGHFTSALSHFSNMRRDSIQPNDFTFPCLFKAAAFLHSPVIGQQLHALAIKTSFVNDVFVGCSAFDMYGKTGLRCYADKVFDEMPQRNIATWNACISNSVLDGRPYDAGLKFVELLRVGEEKPNSITFCVFLNACSDGLCLMLGRQLHGYVIRLGFGSDVSVLNGLIDFYGKCREVEYSEMVFDEMSARNGVSWCTMLAVYEQNDIWEKAFMVFLKARKERINPTEFMISSVLSACAGMAVLELGRSIHGLAVKACIESNVFVGSALVDMYGKCGSIEDCESAFYEMPERNLITWNAIMGGYAHQGRADMALNLFEEMTSGRHNVVPNYVTFVSVLTACSRAGAVKIGMDIFESMRKKYGIEPGPEHYACAVDMLGRAGWVERAYDFIKQMPVPPTVSVWGALLGACKVYGKPELGKVAAGNLFRLDPKDSGNHVILSNMFAAAGRWDEANLVRKEMKDVGIKKGAGFSWISAKNSTHIFQAKDTTHERYPEIQAMLAKLKRDMKAAGYTADTNFALYDLEEEEKESEVWYHSEKIALAFGLIAIPPGVPIRITKNLRVCVDCHSAIKFISGITGREIIVRDNNRFHSFKDYQCSCRDYW, encoded by the exons ATGCCCTTTCTCAGCGCCAACGCTCTTGGATCGCTGATTGAATCAGCCGTATCAACTAAATCCCTTCTACTGGGTCGAGCTGTTCACGGTCACATCATCAGAACAATTTCACCCCCTTTCCCACCTTTCCTCTCTAACCATCTCATCAACCTCTACTCCAAACTCGACTCTCCCAATTCAGCTCAGCTCCTTCTTTCCCTCATCCCGTACCCTTGTCGTTCCGTCGTCACGTGGACCTCTCTCATCTCCGGCTCTGtccaaaatggtcatttcacatCTGCCCTCTCACATTTCTCTAACATGCGCCGTGACTCTATTcaacccaatgacttcactTTCCCTTGCCTTTTTAAAGCTGCAGCATTCTTGCATTCCCCTGTAATAGGACAACAGCTTCATGCACTCGCAATTAAGACTAGCTTCGTTAATGACGTGTTTGTTGGGTGTAGCGCTTTTGATATGTATGGGAAAACGGGTTTACGGTGTTATGCGGACaaggtgtttgatgaaatgcctcAGAGGAATATCGCGACCTGGAATGCCTGTATTTCTAATTCTGTGCTTGATGGGAGGCCGTACGATGCGGGTTTGAAATTTGTTGAGCTCTTACGAGTGGGTGAAGAGAAACCTAATTCCATTACTTTTTGCGTGTTTTTGAATGCTTGCTCGGATGGTTTGTGTTTGATGCTTGGGCGGCAGTTGCATGGTTATGTGATTCGACTTGGGTTTGGATCAGATGTATCTGTTTTAAATGGATTGATTGATTTTTATGGGAAATGTCGTGAGGTGGAGTATTCGGAGATGGTTTTTGATGAGATGAGTGCGCGTAATGGTGTATCGTGGTGCACTATGTTGGCTGTGTATGAACAGAATGATATATGGGAGAAGGCTTTTATGGTGTTTCTTAAGGCAAGGAAGGAACGTATTAATCCAACTGAATTCATGATTTCAAGTGTGCTTAGTGCTTGTGCAGGAATGGCGGTGCTTGAGCTGGGGAGGTCTATTCATGGTCTTGCAGTAAAGGCTTGTATCGAGAGTAATGTATTTGTTGGCAGTGCACTTGTTGACATGTATGGGAAATGTGGTAGCATAGAAGATTGTGAGAGCGCTTTTTATGAAATGCCTGAGAGGAATTTGATAACTTGGAATGCGATAATGGGTGGTTATGCTCATCAAGGGCGCGCGGACATGGCATTGAATTTGTTTGAGGAGATGACAAGTGGAAGACATAATGTGGTGCCTAATTATGTGACGTTTGTTTCTGTATTGACAGCTTGTAGTAGGGCTGGAGCTGTTAAAATAGGCATGGATATCTTTGAATCTATGCGTAAGAAGTACGGGATTGAACCAGGGCCAGAACATTATGCATGTGCTGTGGACATGCTTGGAAGGGCTGGTTGGGTGGAGCGCGCATATGACTTTATCAAGCAAATGCCTGTTCCGCCTACAGTTTCAGTCTGGGGAGCTCTTTTAGGGGCTTGCAAGGTTTATGGAAAACCTGAACTAGGGAAGGTTGCAGCTGGCAATTTGTTTCGACTTGATCCAAAAGACTCTGGAAACCatgtcattctttctaatatgtTTGCAGCTGCTGGAAG GTGGGATGAAGCTAATCTCGTCAGGAAGGAGATGAAAGATGTTGGCATCAAGAAAGGGGCCGGATTCAGTTGGATATCTGCAAAGAATTCTACCCATATTTTCCAAGCAAAGGATACAACTCATGAGAGATACCCAGAGATTCAAGCAATGCTGGCCAAGTTAAAGAGAGATATGAAAGCAGCAGGTTATACTGCTGACACGAATTTCGCGCTATACGACTTAGAGGAGGAAGAAAAGGAATCGGAAGTTTGGTACCACAGTGAGAAGATTGCACTTGCATTTGGTCTCATTGCTATCCCTCCTGGAGTCCCAATAAGGATAACAAAAAACCTGAGGGTTTGTGTGGATTGCCATAGTGCAATAAAGTTCATCTCGGGCATTACTGGTAGAGAAATTATTGTAAGAGATAACAACCGATTTCATTCTTTCAAGGACTACCAGTGCTCATGTAGAGATTATTGGTGA